The sequence GGCTAACGGGACGACCACGAACAGGACGACGGACAGGATCAATGTCATCCACGGAATCGTGATCCCACCAATGCCAAGTAAGAACGCCACGATGGGCGTAAACGCAATCAGAATGATCAAATCATTGATCGCGACTTGAACGACCGTGTACGCCGCATTCCCACGCACCAGGTGGCTCCACACAAAAACCATTGCGGTACACGGAGCAGCGCCAAGGAGGACCGCACCGGCGAGATAAGACTTCGCCAGCTCCGGTGAAATCCACGGCTTGAACACTACATAGAAAAAGAAGGCCGCGATGCCGAACATCGTGAAAGGTTTGATGAGCCAATTCACGATCCAGGTCACGTAGAGCCCCTTTGGATTTTTCCCCACATTCTTCACGCTGGCAAAATCGACCTTCATCATCATTGGATAGATCATCAGCCAGATCAAAACAGCGATGGGAATCGAAACATTGGCGTACTCAAACTTTGCCAACAAGTTGGGGATCGTGGGTACGAACTTGCCAATGAGCACTCCGATCACCATGCAGAGGGCGACCCAGTAGCTAAGGTTCTCTTCAAAGAAGCTAATTGCAGGCTTTTCAGTTTTGTCCATCTTGGTTCAATTCACTTGCAGTTGGTTGGCTTTTTGTTGAG is a genomic window of Allorhodopirellula heiligendammensis containing:
- the arsB gene encoding ACR3 family arsenite efflux transporter, whose product is MDKTEKPAISFFEENLSYWVALCMVIGVLIGKFVPTIPNLLAKFEYANVSIPIAVLIWLMIYPMMMKVDFASVKNVGKNPKGLYVTWIVNWLIKPFTMFGIAAFFFYVVFKPWISPELAKSYLAGAVLLGAAPCTAMVFVWSHLVRGNAAYTVVQVAINDLIILIAFTPIVAFLLGIGGITIPWMTLILSVVLFVVVPLAGGVLTRNLVIRSKGEEYFQSVFLRKFDNITIAGLLLTLVLIFSFQGEVIINNPLHIVLIAIPLIIQTVLIFFVAYGVCYRLQCPHSVAAPAGMIGASNFFELAVAVAITLFGPASPVVLATIVGVLVEVPVMLALVAYANRTRGSFLKFKANDR